One genomic window of Arachis hypogaea cultivar Tifrunner chromosome 8, arahy.Tifrunner.gnm2.J5K5, whole genome shotgun sequence includes the following:
- the LOC112706812 gene encoding uncharacterized protein isoform X1: MANSTCSSSSSMNSKQKPIKEKSVKQLTFEAKEVNDNEEHDLGTSHLETKRMDARWYRSLFRKPKNGKVEVPQRVQPDIFRNETAQMPESRNPLLDEDLVRKDVGHDGEKSTHSKRNGIMLDTGSDLSTTLADDDDCNLIPSRLRDNIVGTGGSCSKRRRLDCDPVVSSNPSTTELQDGVDTDASVLQKEYPVNSPKEVTKHTCLICKSGGQLLFCGGKGCSGCYHSSCLEPPLVDASIGVWYCHFCVRKKIELGVYSVSEGVESIWDVKEVLTSNSDGSTLARKEYLVKYKGVAHVHNRWIPENQLLREAPSLLKNFNMKNQDRRLKLEWSLPDRLLQKRAIIHSTQQDDHNINDGVQNLNCCYEWLVKWRGLGYEHATWELDNELFLRSPEGQRLIRGYEECFQRAKRAASCSRVDNVPQIDQLKERPSSHIAYKCKSDSFKFIEYWVPVQISHVQLEQYCATLHSNASILRSSAKTDIDALRDIIITARKCCIHPSIVDQTLKSRLTVGLDEAEFIDVDIKASGKLQLLDSMLMELKAKSLRGLILFKSIGGSGRVSAGDFLDDLLRIRFGPNSYERVDKGLLVSKQKDAMRKFNNKDDGRFVFLLDACACRPGIRLSSLDTIIIFDSDWNPTNDIRSLQKITIDSQPQVIKIFRLYSAFTVEENALILSKQDRILDSNLLNISRTTCQMLLMWGAGSLFDDLKIFHHSETSVLGQKSSSGQQHLTETVRELSSVLSQDVETRNCSVLLKVRQNGSTYRADFPLPGEMKNKILEEELPHIFWTKLFEGKQFKWKYSCSSSQRSRKRVDLFDGSGGISKKRRKVKSNLMDQPSSKSEGFKLSTGIKTDRLGFDDVEHEETTRLRDEQRSLYLSLKPEIKKLCGVLLLPDNVRDMVDNFLEFVVNNHHVNREREPVSMLQAFQISLIWTVAPLLKHKVDHRDSLLLAKQHLDFVCRKEEVDYIYSVLRCLKGLFLHRMGNSKDTGSPKSPESSRKVYSNKEVAQEVDLFKNDVFRSIREIRKKCQEQLKKLKRLQQEEKERLETAFEDEKAEFEKKYKIESLVIRTCSPNDVMKTEKLKVLNTEFGSKIEELKCEHETRLKALEDTHMAARQNFKHREDAWAQDVEDWAKSELSNIDASKELGTAVEYTQLSDQENAHKGSESMPLVSDHLTDEKGHDNNTNEAMPNDVQDEVHSSTHNKLDGTVSSLSCENAVQTHGAYNGLDNATTETSHLPNEGIADGAMAGIVNRDAPRKPTTVTATDCLENVSADSPPPSVEQVTDGVALNEILDRCATPETSHDQGRVSILGREVPVEVETHRMVNFSECPVNAAAVNHFSSVDQTSDKGPINDPDSTVSSFRCCQADGPDKSSLSNPPLVQQFTDVVSLNEPDGDTHEAADCHNDTRPSTDTSSVDKSSMIPAQLEGVQQSPSLEAPPAQDTAGEVQNSSERAELVPNLVGVVPANQSNSCILEPSENGVEHQPNRNDLPHHETEVSAVVPNQDVVQADSNLELGSHSQAVVHSVLNSGHDSLGPVGVIREASSSSLRNLSTPSEINNHPIHTATHSASRMPLPLSADPLKNELERIKKIIEQLTKNHEEMRSKLKSDFEKELEALRRKYDIKFQLVENEFQQTKNRLDSSYHTVLVNKMLADFFRSKCMYRKTSDAYGVQQDAGVAQQSIQLARQQSATFPSQVVAGSSSRGPLSANLHSPSALVSSQNSLPPSNVTYKTPSPPARLPLNCNSSPSGNFPIASEMRAPAPHLQPFRPSTPMLAPNHPALLHGMPNQAAPINIPAIAPTLSCVPAQPTPLTYQSDPQMAHQPNSSVGTGGFSTLNLRTISLHANANTQSTVCLPRVQPSMSEVVSLNPPRIGTSVNVTPNSSSQAASLELVCLSDDE, from the exons ATGGCAAATAGTACATGTTCTAGCTCAAGTTCAATGAATTCAAAACAGAAGCCAATAAAAGAAAAGAGTGTGAAACAATTGACATTTGAAGCTAAGGAAGTCAATGACAATGAAGAGCACGATTTGGGAACTTCACACTTAgaaacaaagagaatggatgcTCGTTGGTACCGGTCTCTGTTTCGAAAACCAAAAAATGGTAAGGTTGAGGTGCCTCAAAGGGTTCAACCTGATATCTTTAGAAACGAGACAGCACAAATGCCAGAGTCAAGGAATCCATTACTGGATGAAGATTTAGTTAGGAAGGATGTTGGGCATGATGGAGAAAAATCGACTCATTCTAAGAGAAATGGAATCATGTTGGACACGGGTTCAGATCTTTCTACCACATTGGCTGATGATGATGATTGCAACCTCATCCCTTCAAGGTTGCGTGACAATATTGTAGGGACTGGTGGGTCATGTTCCAAACGGAGAAG GTTGGATTGTGATCCTGTGGTCTCATCTAACCCTTCTACAACTGAG CTTCAGGATGGAGTTGATACTGATGCAAGTGTGTTGCAAAAGGAATATCCTGTAAATTCACCAAAAGAAGTCACAAAGCACACCTGTCTAATTTGCAAGAGTGGTGGACAGCTACT GTTTTGTGGTGGAAAAGGATGCAGCGGGTGCTACCATTCTTCTTGTCTTGAGCCACCCCTGGTCGATGCCTCCATTGGAGTTTGGTATTGCCATTTCTGTGTGAGGAAGAAGATTGAACTTGGTGTATATTCTGTATCGGAGGGAGTAGAATCAATTTGGGATGTCAAAGAAGTTTTGACATCAAATTCTGATG GGTCTACTCTTGCTCGGAAAGAATATCTAGTGAAATATAAAGGCGTTGCTCATGTTCATAATCGATGGATACCAGAAAATCAGTTACTTCGTGAAGCTCCTTCACTTCTTAAAAACTTTAATATGAAAAATcag GACCGAAGGTTGAAGCTAGAATGGAGTCTACCTGATCGTCTGCTGCAGAAGAGAGCAATAATCCATTCCACACAGCAAGATGATCACAACATTAATGATGGAGTtcaaaacttaaactgttgctacGAATGGCTTGTGAAATGGCGTGGTCTTGGTTATGAGCATGCTACATGGGAGTTGGACAATGAGTTGTTTCTTCGTTCACCTGAAGGTCAGAGGTTAATCAGAGGCTATGAAGAGTGTTTCCAGAGAGCAAAGAGAGCAGCTTCTTGCTCCAGAGTAGATAATGTGCCACAG ATTGATCAACTCAAGGAGCGGCCGTCAAGTCATATTGCATATAAGTGCAAGTCGGACTCTTTCAAGTTTATTGAGTATTGGGTTCCTGTCCAGATATCTCATGTGCAGCTTGAGCAGTATTGTGCTACTTTACATTCAAATGCTTCAATTCTTCGTTCATCAGCAAAGACGGATATCGATGCCCTTCGTGACATTATTATTACGGCCCGAAAG TGTTGTATTCATCCTTCTATTGTTGATCAAACACTGAAAAGTCGACTTACTGTTGGTCTTGATGAGGCTGAATTCATCGATGTTGATATAAAAGCAAGTGGCAAGCTGCAACTACTTGATTCGATGCTCATGGAGTTGAAGGCTAAAAGCTTAAGGGGTCTGATTCTTTTTAAG TCTATTGGTGGTTCTGGGAGGGTTTCTGCAGGAGATTTTTTGGATGACTTGTTACGGATAAGATTTGGTCCAAACTCGTATGAACGGGTTGACAAAGGTCTTTTAGTGTCCAAGCAGAAAGATGCCATGAGGAAATTTAACAACAAGGATGATGGACGGTTTGTTTTTCTGTTAGATGCATGTGCCTGCCGTCCAGGCATCAGATTATCATCACTggatactattattatatttgaCAGTGATTGGAACCCAACTAATGATATAAGATCCCTTCAGAAGATAACAATTGATTCACAGCCCCAAGTGATAAAAATATTCCGCTTATATTCAGCCTTCACTGTGGAAGAAAATGCCTTGATCCTTTCAAAGCAAGATAGGATACTTGACAGCAATTTACTGAACATAAGCAGGACTACCTGCCAAATGCTGTTGATGTGGGGAGCTGGTTCCctatttgatgatttgaaaatTTTCCATCACAGTGAAACTTCTGTTTTGGGTCAGAAATCTTCATCTGGGCAACAACATCTGACAGAAACAGTCCGTGAATTATCATCAGTACTATCTCAGGACGTTGAAACAAGAAACTGTTCAGTTTTATTAAAAGTCAGGCAAAATGGGTCAACATACCGGGCAGATTTTCCTTTGCCTGGTGAGATGAAAAATAAGATACTGGAGGAAGAGCTTCCCCATATTTTTTGGACAAAACTTTTTGAGGGGAAACAGTTTAAGTGGAAGTACTCTTGTAGTTCATCTCAGCGGAGCCGAAAGAGAGTAGATCTTTTTGATGGTAGTGGAGGTATATCAAAAAAGCGCCGGAAAGTGAAAAGCAATCTTATGGACCAGCCTTCTTCAAAATCTGAAGGTTTTAAGTTATCTACTGGGATCAAGACAG ATAGACTTGGATTTGATGATGTCGAACATGAGGAAACAACTAGACTGCGTGATGAGCAGAGGAGCTTATATCTTTCTCTGAAGCCAGAGATCAAAAAGCTTTGTGGTGTTCTTCTTCTCCCT GATAACGTCAGAGATATGGTTGATAATTTTCTTGAATTTGTTGTGAACAATCATCATGTCAACAGGGAGCGAGAACCAGTATCAATGTTACAGGCTTTTCAAATATCTTTG ATTTGGACTGTTGCTCCATTGCTAAAGCACAAAGTTGACCACAGGGATTCTCTTTTACTTGCAAAACAGCATTTGGATTTTGTCTGTAGGAAAGAAGAGGTGGATTATATCTACTCAGTTTTACGCTGTCTGAAGGGACTTTTTTTACATCGGATGGGAAATTCAAAGGATACTGGTTCTCCAAAATCTCCCGAGTCATCAAGGAAGGTTTATTCCAATAAAGAAGTAGCACAAGAGGTTGACTTGTTTAAAAATGATGTGTTCAGAAGTATTAGGGAAATACGGAAGAAGTGCCAAGAGCAGTTGAAGAAACTTAAACGGCTGCAACAAGAAGAGAAGGAAAGATTAGAAACAGCTTTTGAGGATGAAAAGGCTGAATTTGAGAAAAAGTACAAAATAGAGTCATTGGTTATTCGGACCTGCTCTCCAAATGATGTGATGAAGACAGAGAAGCTCAAAGTCTTGAACACTGAATTTGGTTCAAAAATTGAAGAACTAAAATGTGAGCATGAAACACGTCTAAAGGCTCTTGAGGACACACATATGGCTGCTAGGCAGAACTTCAAACATAGAGAAGATGCATGGGCACAAGATGTAGAGGATTGGGCAAAAAGTGAATTGTCAAACATAGATGCTTCAAAGGAACTTGGGACGGCAGTTGAATACACGCAGCTGTCTGATCAGGAAAATGCTCACAAGGGTTCAGAGAGTATGCCCCTTGTGTCTGATCATTTGACTGATGAGAAGGGTCATGATAATAACACAAATGAGGCCATGCCTAATGATGTTCAGGATGAAGTTCATTCTTCTACACACAATAAACTAGATGGGACTGTTTCAAGCCTGTCTTGTGAGAATGCCGTGCAAACTCATGGAGCTTATAATGGTTTGGATAATGCTACCACTGAAACTTCACATTTACCTAATGAAGGGATTGCTGATGGGGCCATGGCAGGCATAGTGAATAGAGATGCACCCAGAAAGCCTACCACCGTCACTGCTACTGATTGTCTGGAAAATGTTTCAGCTGATAGTCCTCCTCCATCTGTGGAGCAAGTAACTGATGGAGTTGCTTTAAATGAAATTTTAGATAGATGTGCCACCCCAGAAACTAGCCACGATCAGGGCAGAGTAAGCATATTGGGACGAGAGGTACCTGTGGAAGTGGAAACACATAGGATGGTCAATTTTAGTGAATGTCCCGTAAATGCTGCTGCTGTCAATCATTTCTCATCTGTGGATCAAACATCTGACAAAGGACCTATAAATGACCCAGATAGTACTGTCTCATCATTCAGGTGTTGTCAAGCTGATGGTCCTGATAAAAGTTCCCTTTCAAATCCACCTTTGGTACAACAATTTACTGATGTAGTCTCTTTGAATGAACCTGATGGAGATACTCATGAAGCGGCTGATTGTCATAATGATACAAGGCCTTCCACAGACACTTCTTCAGTGGATAAAAGTAGTATGATACCAGCCCAGCTGGAAGGAGTGCAGCAATCACCATCTCTGGAGGCCCCTCCTGCTCAGGATACTGCTGGAGAAGTGCAGAATTCTTCTGAAAGAGCTGAACTAGTACCTAATCTAGTTGGTGTTGTTCCAGCTAATCAATCAAATTCATGCATCCTGGAGCCTTCCGAGAATGGAGTTGAACATCAGCCGAACAGAAATGATCTCCCCCACCACGAAACAGAGGTTTCAGCTGTGGTTCCTAATCAGGATGTTGTGCAGGCTGACTCAAATTTAGAGCTTGGTTCACACTCGCAAGCAGTTGTGCACTCTGTCCTAAATTCAGGCCATGATTCACTTGGGCCAGTTGGAGTCATAAGAGAGGCTTCAAGTTCAAGCTTGAGAAATTTGTCAACTCCTTCAGAAATCAACAATCATCCTATACATACTGCAACTCATTCAGCTTCTAGAATGCCTCTGCCGTTGAGCGCCGATCCACTTAAAAATGAATtggaaagaataaaaaaaattattgaacaaCTGACCAAAAACCATGAAGAAATG AGATCTAAACTGAAGTCTGATTTCGAAAAGGAATTGGAGGCACTTCGTAGGAAGTATGATATTAAATTTCAATTGGTTGAGAATGAATTTCAACAAACGAAGAACAGGTTGGATTCAAGTTACCACACAGTTTTGGTAAATAAGATGTTGGCAGATTTTTTTCGGTCCAAATGCATGTATCGTAAAACATCTGATGCATATGGAGTGCAGCAAG ATGCAGGTGTTGCCCAGCAGTCGATTCAGCTTGCAAGACAACAAAGTGCTACTTTTCCTTCCCAGGTTGTTGCTGGTTCATCTTCCCGGGGACCACTTTCTGCCAATCTTCATAGTCCATCTGCTTTGGTTAGCTCTCAGAATTCGCTCCCACCTTCAAATGTTACTTACAAGACACCAAGTCCTCCTGCAAGACTTCCTCTTAACTGCAATTCTTCACCCTCAGGGAATTTTCCGATTGCCAGTGAGATGCGAGCCCCGGCACCACATCTCCAGCCTTTTAGACCCTCGACACCTATGCTGGCTCCTAATCACCCTGCTCTCCTTCATGGGATGCCAAATCAGGCTGCACCTATTAACATACCTGCGATTGCTCCCACATTGTCTTGTGTTCCAGCCCAACCAACTCCACTGACATATCAGTCTGATCCTCAGATGGCCCACCAGCCGAATAGCTCTGTTGGAACTGGTGGGTTTTCCACCCTTAACTTACGGACCATCAGCTTACATGCGAATGCCAACACTCAATCTACTGTTTGTCTTCCAAGAGTTCAGCCAAGTATGTCAGAAGTGGTTTCTTTGAACCCACCCAGAATTGGCACCAGTGTTAATGTGACTCCTAACTCATCCAGTCAAGCTGCATCTCTTGAATTAGTCTGTTTATCAGACGATGAGTGA